A stretch of the bacterium genome encodes the following:
- a CDS encoding T9SS type A sorting domain-containing protein, whose translation MKRVLLTLLFSLSALAQWPTDPAQNLLICNHSGEQAIPKIAALSEGGCYITWQDQASGNYDVYLQRLDANGVPQWATPCGILISNHPQDTWLTDWDMAVDASDNCIIAVNDIRSGGDRDITVYSIGPQQEFLWGPDGIALSNNDGFEPDPRIAPMDNGDVVFAWQEENMIHLRRLNMQGQDVFTPAVITITATNGVSIPRVAAADSSSVILSYLVHQGSQFTSPRHIYLQKYSHSGAAMWPAGGVAVMTTNGIGIQMRPDVIYDGAGGAYSFWYDTRNNVHHVFAQRVNAAGSVMWTANGVQVDLTANELQMSPSAVLAGNGIAVFYQTANSNQSMGGLDAQLLSGAGDILWNVNGATIAQLSPEPCFNVRAHMQGNNFGVFYSQYAPGSALNTLLRASQLNPAGQPTWTPPITDLCTVVSEKGRPYTTVNPFGQIIAAWPDSRTATMDIYLQNVNSNGSLGPNTQLPPEIHIVSPQDFEIVHSAAVNIIFEVENFLIDPDFGDGFVSVTVNDQDPALTNIVAPYPVTMSPGENLVTLEILDLNFLPLEPPVMDSVHVIYQPRNPSIVITSPATDTVVFHNPVTIYFDVEDFIISDSLGDGHLRVEVQPDIPQCPPFAFEHFSANPVEVTLECMYEHRVILRLVDNDGLPLVPDAADSVNIFFGEISADPLPDALPTNFSITSTYPNPFNSSVAIEYDVPRSAPVALDIYDVTGRKVATLINATHSVGTHRVLWNADSQPSGVYIVSLTSAHTSVTSKLMLVK comes from the coding sequence ATGAAACGCGTTTTGCTCACACTACTTTTCTCCCTCTCCGCACTTGCTCAATGGCCAACCGATCCCGCGCAGAATCTCTTGATCTGCAATCACAGCGGTGAACAGGCCATCCCTAAAATCGCCGCGCTCTCGGAAGGCGGCTGCTACATCACATGGCAGGATCAGGCCTCTGGGAATTACGATGTTTACCTGCAGCGTTTGGATGCGAACGGCGTGCCGCAGTGGGCTACTCCCTGCGGAATTTTGATTTCCAACCATCCGCAGGACACGTGGCTCACCGACTGGGATATGGCTGTTGATGCGAGCGACAACTGTATCATCGCCGTGAACGACATTCGCAGCGGCGGCGACCGCGACATCACGGTCTACAGTATCGGTCCGCAGCAGGAATTTCTCTGGGGACCTGACGGGATCGCGCTCTCGAACAACGACGGATTCGAACCAGACCCGCGCATCGCTCCAATGGACAACGGAGATGTCGTCTTCGCATGGCAGGAGGAAAACATGATTCACCTGCGCAGACTGAACATGCAAGGTCAGGATGTTTTTACGCCCGCCGTGATTACGATTACCGCCACCAACGGCGTCTCAATACCGCGCGTCGCCGCTGCGGACAGCAGCAGTGTGATTCTCTCTTATCTTGTGCATCAAGGGTCGCAGTTCACCTCGCCGCGCCATATCTACCTGCAAAAATATTCGCATTCCGGTGCCGCAATGTGGCCGGCCGGCGGCGTGGCAGTCATGACCACCAACGGTATCGGAATTCAGATGCGGCCCGATGTGATTTATGACGGTGCGGGCGGAGCCTACTCTTTCTGGTATGACACGCGCAATAACGTGCATCACGTCTTTGCGCAGCGCGTCAACGCTGCGGGCAGCGTCATGTGGACGGCCAATGGTGTGCAGGTTGACCTCACGGCAAACGAATTGCAGATGTCACCTTCGGCAGTGCTGGCCGGAAACGGCATTGCCGTCTTCTATCAAACGGCCAACAGCAATCAGTCGATGGGCGGCTTGGACGCGCAATTGCTGAGCGGTGCGGGCGACATCCTGTGGAATGTGAACGGTGCGACCATCGCTCAACTTTCTCCCGAGCCGTGCTTCAACGTGCGTGCACATATGCAGGGCAATAATTTCGGCGTGTTCTATTCACAATATGCTCCCGGCAGCGCGCTCAACACATTATTGCGCGCAAGTCAGTTGAATCCCGCCGGTCAGCCGACGTGGACACCGCCGATCACCGACCTCTGCACTGTTGTCAGCGAAAAAGGGCGGCCGTATACCACCGTCAATCCCTTCGGGCAAATCATCGCCGCGTGGCCCGATTCGCGCACCGCGACGATGGACATCTATCTGCAGAACGTAAATTCTAACGGATCCCTCGGACCGAATACGCAGCTTCCTCCGGAAATTCACATTGTCTCGCCGCAGGATTTTGAGATTGTTCACAGCGCGGCGGTCAACATCATCTTTGAAGTCGAGAACTTTCTTATTGATCCCGACTTCGGCGACGGTTTCGTCTCGGTCACGGTCAATGATCAGGATCCGGCCTTGACAAACATTGTCGCACCGTATCCCGTCACGATGTCCCCCGGCGAGAATCTCGTCACGCTTGAAATCCTCGACCTTAATTTTCTTCCGCTTGAACCGCCGGTGATGGATTCCGTGCATGTCATCTATCAGCCGCGAAATCCGAGTATTGTGATTACCTCTCCCGCCACTGATACCGTAGTCTTTCACAATCCGGTGACCATTTACTTTGATGTTGAAGACTTTATCATCTCTGATTCTCTGGGAGACGGTCATCTGCGCGTGGAAGTTCAACCGGATATTCCGCAATGCCCGCCGTTTGCTTTCGAGCATTTCAGCGCGAATCCTGTGGAGGTGACGCTCGAGTGCATGTACGAACACCGCGTGATTCTGAGGCTGGTGGATAACGATGGTCTGCCGCTGGTGCCTGATGCCGCCGATTCTGTGAATATCTTTTTCGGTGAAATTTCCGCAGACCCGCTTCCTGACGCGTTACCGACCAACTTCTCCATCACGAGTACCTATCCCAATCCGTTCAACTCGAGCGTCGCCATCGAGTACGACGTTCCGCGTTCCGCGCCTGTCGCTCTCGATATATATGATGTCACCGGCCGCAAAGTCGCCACCTTAATCAATGCGACTCATTCTGTTGGAACGCACCGAGTGTTGTGGAATGCTGACTCGCAACCCAGCGGCGTCTATATTGTCTCGTTGACTTCCGCGCATACTTCCGTCACAAGTAAACTTATGCTTGTGAAGTAG